One window from the genome of Flavobacterium agricola encodes:
- a CDS encoding DUF4294 domain-containing protein, translating to MKTTIGITFFFASMPMFAQINIQTNLPVKQVEDSVVLNYQLNELVIGKYKTEETELMKLRRLENRILRVYPYAKAAADNLKELNQNLEVLESSRDQKKYFKLVEKYLEDEFKPRLKKLSRQDGQILIKLIHRQTGETTFDLVKNLKSGWSAFWSNNTAKVFDLNLKKEYLPYEDIEDFYIETILQEKFKTRRLPRQEAALPIDFDDLTQVWHNRLEVEK from the coding sequence ATGAAAACAACAATTGGTATTACATTCTTTTTTGCATCGATGCCAATGTTTGCACAGATAAACATACAAACTAATCTGCCTGTTAAACAGGTGGAAGATTCTGTTGTGCTTAATTATCAGTTGAATGAGTTGGTTATCGGGAAGTACAAAACCGAAGAAACGGAGTTAATGAAACTGCGTCGTTTAGAAAATAGAATTTTACGCGTATATCCGTACGCTAAAGCTGCTGCCGATAACCTAAAGGAATTAAACCAAAATTTGGAAGTTTTAGAATCGAGCCGTGATCAGAAAAAATATTTTAAGTTGGTTGAAAAATATTTAGAAGATGAATTTAAACCGCGCTTAAAAAAGCTATCACGCCAAGACGGACAAATATTAATTAAACTTATTCATCGACAAACGGGTGAAACAACTTTTGATTTGGTTAAAAATTTAAAATCGGGGTGGAGCGCTTTTTGGTCTAACAACACCGCAAAGGTTTTTGATTTGAATTTAAAAAAAGAATATTTACCGTACGAGGATATTGAAGATTTTTATATTGAAACTATTTTGCAAGAAAAGTTTAAAACCCGTCGTTTGCCGCGTCAAGAAGCTGCACTACCGATTGATTTTGACGATTTAACTCAGGTTTGGCACAATAGGCTGGAGGTAGAAAAATAA
- a CDS encoding zinc-binding metallopeptidase family protein: protein MENTILNKTAVDFLTQYLNNASPTGYESAGQKLWLNYLAPYVDTTYTDTYGTVVGVINPDAPYKVVIEGHADEISWYVNYISEDGLIYVIRNGGSDQIIAPSKRVNIHTKNGIVKGVFGWPAIHTRLRGKTVEDAPKIETIFIDCGCETKAEVEALGVHVGCVITYPDGFEILNDSKFVCRAIDNRMGGFMIAQVARLLKENGKKLPFGLYIVNSVQEEIGLRGAQMIAHNIKPNVAIVTDVCHDTTTPMIDKKIEGDLKIGKGPVIAYAPAVQNNLRELIIDTAVEKEIPFQRTALSSQTGTDTDAFAYSNSGVASALISLPLRYMHTTVEMVHKEDVENTIQLIYETLLKIENNETFSYFK, encoded by the coding sequence ATGGAAAATACGATATTAAATAAAACAGCAGTTGATTTTTTAACTCAATATTTAAACAATGCATCGCCAACAGGCTACGAAAGTGCAGGACAAAAATTATGGTTAAACTACCTTGCTCCGTATGTTGATACAACTTATACTGATACGTACGGAACAGTAGTTGGCGTAATTAATCCGGATGCACCATATAAAGTTGTTATTGAAGGGCACGCTGATGAAATTTCTTGGTACGTAAATTACATTTCTGAAGACGGATTAATTTATGTTATTCGTAATGGCGGTTCTGACCAAATTATTGCTCCGTCTAAACGCGTAAATATTCATACCAAAAATGGCATTGTAAAAGGTGTTTTTGGCTGGCCAGCTATTCATACCCGTTTACGTGGTAAAACGGTTGAGGATGCACCAAAAATTGAAACTATTTTTATTGATTGTGGATGCGAAACAAAAGCCGAAGTTGAAGCGCTTGGCGTACATGTTGGCTGCGTAATTACGTACCCTGACGGTTTTGAAATTTTAAATGATAGTAAATTTGTTTGCCGTGCTATTGATAACCGAATGGGCGGATTTATGATTGCTCAAGTTGCGCGTTTGTTAAAAGAAAATGGTAAAAAATTGCCGTTTGGTTTGTACATTGTTAATTCGGTTCAAGAAGAAATTGGTTTACGTGGTGCCCAAATGATTGCTCATAATATTAAACCTAATGTTGCTATTGTAACCGACGTTTGCCACGATACAACAACGCCAATGATTGATAAAAAAATTGAAGGCGATTTAAAAATTGGTAAAGGTCCGGTAATTGCTTATGCACCAGCTGTACAAAATAATTTACGTGAATTAATTATTGATACAGCGGTAGAAAAAGAAATTCCGTTTCAACGTACTGCCCTATCTTCACAAACCGGAACAGATACAGATGCGTTTGCTTATTCTAACTCAGGCGTTGCATCAGCTTTAATATCTTTACCGCTGCGTTACATGCATACCACGGTAGAAATGGTTCATAAAGAAGATGTAGAAAATACCATTCAATTGATTTATGAAACCTTACTTAAAATAGAAAACAACGAAACTTTTTCGTACTTTAAATAA